From the Solea senegalensis isolate Sse05_10M linkage group LG16, IFAPA_SoseM_1, whole genome shotgun sequence genome, one window contains:
- the si:dkey-177p2.6 gene encoding SERTA domain-containing protein 2 has product MLGRGVKRKRSCLEELEAKVLPAAPAAVMEKQQQQQQQQQQQQQHQQQQQSVVDEVGDDHLQQRQLVLGLCLEKLQRYQVGVELSLRRSVLLINTLRQLQEDVRSDGAGNRSPGVHADSCLLMDDMPVTCPGCLEGDEDDLPLSPPELSPQEVDSLPEWQKSLPSTTVSAFSDAVNAMGYLGDLALDDIFEDIDTSMYETSDAASPWATGSPWPVSMSLWADDEDVKVRLPAHGSPASLQSCLMDLNDLDHIMEILVKS; this is encoded by the coding sequence ATGTTGGGTCGAGGCGTGAAGCGGAAGCGGAGCtgcctggaggagctggaggccaAGGTTCTCCCCGCTGCTCCTGCCGCTGTgatggagaagcagcagcagcagcagcagcagcagcagcagcagcagcagcaccagcagcagcagcagagcgtgGTGGACGAGGTCGGGGACGACCACCTGCAGCAGCGTCAGCTGGTGCTCGGCCTCTGCTTGGAGAAGCTTCAGCGCTACCAGGTCGGCGTGGAGCTGAGCCTCCGCCGCTCCGTGCTGCTCATCAACACGCTCCGGCAGCTCCAGGAGGACGTGAGGAGCGACGGGGCGGGAAACCGCAGCCCAGGCGTCCACGCCGACTCCTGTCTCCTCATGGACGACATGCCCGTTACGTGCCCCGGGTGTTTGGAGGGCGATGAGGACGACCTGCCCCTGTCTCCGCCCGAGCTCTCGCCCCAGGAGGTGGACAGTTTGCCCGAGTGGCAGAAATCACTGCCCAGCACCACGGTCAGCGCCTTCAGCGACGCGGTAAACGCCATGGGCTACCTCGGCGACCTGGCCCTGGACGACATCTTTGAGGACATCGACACGTCCATGTACGAGACGTCGGACGCGGCGTCTCCCTGGGCGACGGGCTCGCCGTGGCCCGTCAGCATGTCGCTGTGGGCGGACGACGAGGACGTGAAAGTGCGGCTGCCGGCTCACGGCTCGCCGGCGAGTCTCCAGTCGTGTCTCATGGACCTGAACGATCTGGACCACATCATGGAGATTCTGGTCAAGTCCTGA